From the genome of Brevibacterium sp. JSBI002, one region includes:
- the galU gene encoding UTP--glucose-1-phosphate uridylyltransferase GalU yields the protein MTVEQNNRVRKAVIPVAGLGTRFLPATKATPKEMLPVVDKPAIQYVVEEATEAGLRDVVMITGRNKRPLEDHFDRVDGLEMALAKKGDEKKLAAVQHSTDLADIHYVRQGDPKGLGHAVLKGRQHVGDEPFAVLLGDDLIDERSPILPKMIEVAENTGGSVVALMEVPPEAIHLYGCAAVETTTDDEVVKVTDLVEKPATEDAPSNLAIIGRYVLAPEIFDVLETTEPGRGNEIQLTDALQELAGDDGHGVYGVVFKGARYDTGDKLDYLKAVVQIACDREDLGAELKSWLRDYVPTLD from the coding sequence ATGACTGTTGAACAAAACAATAGAGTGCGCAAGGCCGTGATCCCCGTCGCCGGCCTGGGAACTCGGTTCCTCCCCGCCACCAAGGCCACGCCCAAAGAGATGCTTCCCGTCGTCGACAAACCAGCGATCCAGTACGTCGTCGAAGAAGCAACAGAAGCGGGTCTTCGAGACGTCGTTATGATCACTGGGCGCAACAAGCGGCCGCTGGAGGATCACTTCGACCGGGTTGACGGACTTGAAATGGCGCTGGCGAAAAAGGGTGACGAAAAGAAGCTCGCCGCCGTTCAACATTCGACGGACCTCGCTGATATCCACTACGTGCGCCAAGGGGACCCGAAGGGCCTCGGCCATGCCGTGCTCAAGGGACGTCAGCATGTGGGCGATGAACCGTTCGCCGTGCTCCTCGGCGATGACCTCATCGATGAGCGCAGCCCGATCCTGCCGAAAATGATCGAGGTTGCTGAGAACACCGGCGGCAGCGTCGTTGCGCTCATGGAGGTCCCGCCCGAGGCGATCCACCTCTACGGCTGCGCGGCCGTCGAGACCACGACTGATGACGAGGTCGTCAAGGTCACCGACCTCGTCGAAAAGCCCGCCACCGAGGATGCTCCCTCGAATCTCGCGATCATCGGCCGCTATGTGCTGGCTCCGGAGATCTTCGACGTTCTCGAGACCACCGAGCCGGGACGCGGCAACGAAATCCAGCTCACCGACGCCCTGCAGGAACTCGCCGGAGACGACGGCCACGGGGTGTACGGAGTCGTGTTCAAGGGCGCCCGCTACGACACGGGTGACAAGCTCGACTATCTCAAGGCGGTTGTGCAGATCGCCTGCGACCGTGAGGACCTCGGTGCGGAGCTCAAGTCGTGGCTGCGCGACTACGTGCCGACGCTGGACTGA